DNA from Candidatus Binataceae bacterium:
TCGAGGTGAACTGCACGACCGTGGCGCCCTTGCCGGCGCATGCGATTCCCGACGTGATCGCGCGCGGTGTCCCCGGACCGACTATGACCACGTCAGCCATCGCACCGTTGGTCGCTTCGCGAACCCTCTCGACCAGGTTGTCGCCCGAGACCGCAAGTCCGATATCAGCGCCAAGCTGCTCGGCCCGTTTTGCCCGGCTCTCGAAAAGATCCGCGCCGATAATCAGTCCCGCACCGCGCTCGCGCGCGATCTTCACGTGCATCATGCCCATGATGCCGAGGCCGATAATCAGGATCGATTCGCCCTTCTTGAGCGCCGAGCGATTCATCGATTTGACCACGCACGCCGCCGGCTCGATCAACACGCCATCGGCGTCGGAAAGCGCCTCGGGCAGGCGATGCGTATCGCGCAGATTCTCGCGGCCGACGAGGAAATATTCCGACATCCCACCCGGCCGGATATTCGTCGCGCGCCAAGTCGCACATTGCACATACTCGCCGCGGCGGCATTCCGCGCACTGAAAGCACGGTGCATGATGATGCACGAAAACGCGGTCGCCGGCCTTGAAATCGCGCACCGCGCCGCCCGCATCCTCGATGATCCCGACGGGCTCATGCCCGAACACCAGCGGCGCCTTGCGCTTCAAGTACCAGGGCATGATATCGCCGGTGCAGATACCGCAGGCGCGGGTGCGAATCAGGATGTCATCGGGACCGACGCGGGGACGCTCGAATTCCTCAAGCCGGATATCGCCAAAGTCATAAAGCCGTGCAACACGCATGATGCTAGGAACTTTGTGGGCGCGAGCGCAGCTTGTCAATCCACACCTTCATGAAGAACGAGTGCGCCATCGCGCACCACCGTTCGTCATCTTGAGCGAAGGCCGCCGGAGTCGAAAAGCCTGCCCTGCGAAGTCGAATGGGATCTCGGAGGCCCCGAAGGGGCCGGTACCGGTTAGCGCGCGCAGGGCTTTCCTTTTCCGCTCCGCAATTGACTCTCCCGATGCGCGCCTGCAGCCAAGCTGCAGCCGCGGGCCGCGAGTGTTACGATCGCCAAATGCCGAGACCACAGTGTCCGCCAATCGCCGCTGACATAATCGCCGAGATCGGCGACAAGATTATTCTAATCGATCGTAAGAACTTCCCGCACGGCTACGCGATTCCTGGAGGATTCGTCGATTTCGGCGAGACCGTCGAGGCCGCCGCCGTACGCGAAGCCCGCGAAGAAATTTCGCTCGAAGTAGAAATCCGCGCTCTGCTCGGCGTCTATTCGCGCCCCGATCGAGACCCGCGCGGCCAGACGATCACAGTCGTTTACATCGCGCGCGCATCGGGCACCCCGCAAGGCGCCGACGACGCCAAATCCGCCGCGCTGTTCGACCCCCGCAATCCACCCTCACCGCTAGCCTTCGATCACGCAGAAATCCTGCGCGACTACGTCCACTTCCTGGAAACGGGTGAACATCCCGCACCGTGGAAGCAGAAGCCGTAGTCCCGTTGACTGCGCTCACATTCGGCCCTCGTCGATGAGCTGACGAAGCGAGATCTTACCGCGCTTGTTGCCGGCGCGCAGGCGGCGAATGCTTTCCGCGGCCTCAGCGGCATTACGGTGCGCGAAAATTAAACGCGCAATAGGCAGTCCACGCCGCGTGAATCGTGATCGATTCTCCGCGTTCGACACGCCGGATCAGTTCGGAGAAATGACACTTCGCATAGGACAACCCCACCCTCGTCGGCAGTGTCTTCATCGAATTGTAATCAGCCAGGATCGCGAGCGATTCGACTCCGCCGCAATCGAATTCCGCCGATCTTCTGAGACCCTCCTCTTTGACCCGAGTAGGGAGGGACCAGAGATGCGCGGGCTGCACGGCTCGCGCCGCATTTTTTTAGCATAGAGGGCGCGCAGCGCGCCGTCTTAATGGCGGGCAGGGACGCCCACCCTGCTATTTTAGAAAGCAGCAAACGCCCGCTCTTGTCGCGATTGATGCTGCCGATTAGGACTTGTGATCGAGGACCTGAATTTGTCGAAGATCGATCACAACGAAATCCTTGCGCGCATCAAGGCGATCTCGCCCGGCCTCGCCGCCAACGCGAACGCCTCCGACGAGCTGCGCCATCTCGCGCCCGAGAGCATGCGCGCCATGATCGACGCCGGGATGTTCAAGATTCCCGTGCCGGCCCGCGTCGGCGGATACGAGCTCAATTTGCGCACACTCGCGGCCGCCGTCACCGGCCTCTCCGAGGCCTGCCCGTCGAGCGGATGGGTGCTGATGGTGATGGGGGCGCATCACTGGTGCATGGGTTCTTTTCCTGAAGCCGCGCAGGAAGACGTCTTCGGCGGCGGGCACGAGGGTCTTCTCGCGGGGACGCTCTCATGGCAGGGCACGGCGACCGACGTTGACGGCGGCTATCGAATCGACGGGCGATGGCAATTCGGCAGCGGAATCGATCACG
Protein-coding regions in this window:
- a CDS encoding NUDIX hydrolase produces the protein MPRPQCPPIAADIIAEIGDKIILIDRKNFPHGYAIPGGFVDFGETVEAAAVREAREEISLEVEIRALLGVYSRPDRDPRGQTITVVYIARASGTPQGADDAKSAALFDPRNPPSPLAFDHAEILRDYVHFLETGEHPAPWKQKP
- a CDS encoding alcohol dehydrogenase catalytic domain-containing protein, whose protein sequence is MRVARLYDFGDIRLEEFERPRVGPDDILIRTRACGICTGDIMPWYLKRKAPLVFGHEPVGIIEDAGGAVRDFKAGDRVFVHHHAPCFQCAECRRGEYVQCATWRATNIRPGGMSEYFLVGRENLRDTHRLPEALSDADGVLIEPAACVVKSMNRSALKKGESILIIGLGIMGMMHVKIARERGAGLIIGADLFESRAKRAEQLGADIGLAVSGDNLVERVREATNGAMADVVIVGPGTPRAITSGIACAGKGATVVQFTSTPPGEEMTVTPHDLYFNETRLVPSYSCGPDDTRESLSLIERGVLSARELVTHQFPLTQINDAFAAAQKPDSLKVVVTFGENAAR